In Chryseobacterium oranimense, a single window of DNA contains:
- the gcvT gene encoding glycine cleavage system aminomethyltransferase GcvT, whose amino-acid sequence MKKTALYDKHVSLGAKIVPFAGFEMPVQYSGVTEEHFAVREKAGLFDVSHMGQFFIEGPGSKDLLQFVTTNNVDALENGKAQYSCLPNENGGIVDDLIVYKMEDDKYFVVVNASNIDKDWDHISKYNTFGAKMTNASDDMSLLAVQGPKATEILQKLTETNLSEIPYYHFAVGSVAGVNNVIISNTGYTGSGGFEIYFSNENAEQLWDAIINAGEAEGIIPAGLAARDTLRLEKGFCLYGNDIDDTTSPIEAGLGWITKFDKDFVSKDTFAKQKEEGVTRKLVGFELQDKGVPRHDYPVVDAEGNVIGKVTSGTQSPMKKIGLGLAYVDKPHFKLGSEIFIQVRNKNIPAKVVKAPFV is encoded by the coding sequence ATGAAGAAAACAGCCTTATACGATAAACACGTTTCCTTGGGCGCTAAAATCGTACCTTTTGCAGGTTTTGAAATGCCTGTACAATATTCTGGTGTAACGGAAGAACATTTTGCAGTAAGAGAAAAGGCAGGATTGTTTGATGTTTCCCACATGGGACAGTTTTTCATTGAAGGACCGGGATCCAAAGATCTTTTACAGTTCGTAACAACGAACAATGTAGATGCTCTGGAAAACGGAAAAGCTCAATATTCTTGTCTGCCAAATGAAAACGGCGGAATCGTAGATGATCTTATCGTTTACAAAATGGAGGATGACAAATACTTTGTAGTAGTAAACGCATCAAATATTGACAAGGACTGGGATCACATATCAAAATACAACACCTTTGGGGCTAAAATGACCAATGCTTCTGATGACATGTCATTATTGGCTGTTCAGGGTCCGAAAGCTACAGAAATTCTTCAGAAGCTTACAGAAACCAATCTTTCCGAGATTCCTTACTATCACTTTGCAGTAGGAAGTGTTGCCGGAGTAAATAATGTAATCATTTCTAACACAGGGTATACCGGAAGCGGAGGTTTTGAAATCTATTTCAGCAATGAAAATGCAGAACAGCTTTGGGATGCCATCATCAATGCAGGAGAAGCAGAAGGAATTATTCCTGCAGGACTTGCTGCGAGAGATACCTTAAGACTTGAAAAAGGTTTCTGCCTTTACGGAAACGATATTGACGATACCACCTCTCCTATTGAAGCAGGTTTAGGATGGATCACCAAATTCGATAAGGATTTTGTTTCCAAAGATACATTTGCCAAGCAAAAAGAAGAGGGAGTTACTAGAAAACTAGTTGGTTTTGAGCTTCAGGATAAAGGAGTTCCAAGACATGACTATCCTGTAGTAGATGCAGAAGGAAATGTAATCGGGAAAGTAACATCCGGAACACAGTCTCCAATGAAAAAGATCGGTTTAGGACTGGCTTATGTAGACAAACCTCACTTCAAACTAGGTTCTGAAATATTTATTCAGGTAAGAAATAAGAACATTCCTGCAAAAGTGGTGAAAGCTCCTTTCGTATAA
- a CDS encoding MFS transporter, with protein MQELSLSSKLKYIFSIPVIISALGYFVDIYDLLLFGIVRIPSLKALGLNPDADGTFILNCQMVGLLIGGVFWGIFGDKKGRLSVLFGSILVYSLANIACGFLPYFPKEHLVYQYAGLRFIAGIGLAGELGAGITLVSESLPKNLRAIGTSVVAGFGLMGAVVAQLTVELAGGWNISYIIGGIMGIMLLILRVSVSESGIYKNLEHKSVSKGNFLSFFTNKERLMRYLKCIAVGLPTWYCIGILAVLANQFAPELGIRDLNPGKAIMWAYVGISVGDLMSGFISHALKSRKMAIFYMLLFTIIGVAAMLFGNTDSETKYYIFCVWLGLGTGYWAMFVTLAAEQFGTNIRNTATTTVPNMVRGLVPVMILAFDLLKNNFSVIISAAVVGVVVFGLAFYSSLTISETHDKDLEFTE; from the coding sequence ATGCAAGAACTGTCTTTGTCTTCAAAACTGAAGTACATCTTTTCAATCCCCGTTATTATTTCAGCCCTTGGCTATTTTGTGGATATTTATGATCTGCTTTTATTCGGGATCGTAAGAATTCCGAGCCTGAAGGCTTTGGGCCTGAATCCTGATGCCGACGGAACCTTTATCCTGAACTGCCAGATGGTAGGCCTTCTTATTGGCGGCGTTTTCTGGGGAATTTTTGGAGATAAAAAAGGAAGATTGTCTGTACTTTTCGGTTCCATCTTAGTATATTCCTTAGCCAATATTGCCTGTGGATTTTTGCCTTATTTTCCAAAAGAGCATCTGGTGTACCAATATGCAGGATTAAGGTTTATTGCAGGAATAGGGCTGGCTGGAGAGCTTGGAGCCGGAATTACCCTTGTTTCCGAAAGCCTGCCAAAAAATCTCAGAGCCATCGGAACTTCTGTCGTGGCCGGTTTCGGACTGATGGGAGCCGTTGTAGCACAACTCACCGTAGAACTGGCCGGAGGATGGAATATCTCGTATATCATTGGCGGAATTATGGGAATCATGCTGTTGATTCTCAGGGTAAGTGTTTCAGAATCCGGGATTTATAAAAACTTAGAGCATAAAAGTGTCTCCAAAGGCAATTTTCTTTCCTTTTTTACCAATAAAGAACGTCTCATGAGATATCTTAAATGTATAGCGGTAGGATTGCCTACATGGTATTGTATAGGGATTCTGGCCGTTTTAGCTAACCAATTTGCCCCTGAATTGGGGATCAGGGATCTCAACCCCGGAAAAGCTATTATGTGGGCTTACGTAGGTATTTCCGTCGGTGACTTAATGAGCGGTTTTATTTCCCATGCTCTTAAATCCCGTAAAATGGCCATTTTTTATATGCTGCTTTTCACTATAATAGGGGTAGCTGCCATGCTGTTCGGAAATACCGATTCAGAAACAAAATATTATATATTCTGTGTATGGCTGGGGCTGGGGACCGGTTATTGGGCCATGTTTGTAACCCTGGCGGCAGAACAGTTCGGGACCAATATCAGAAATACGGCCACTACTACCGTTCCCAATATGGTAAGAGGTTTGGTTCCCGTTATGATCCTGGCATTTGACCTGTTAAAAAATAATTTTTCGGTTATTATAAGTGCGGCAGTTGTGGGAGTTGTCGTCTTTGGGCTGGCGTTTTATTCTTCCCTCACTATTTCGGAAACCCACGATAAAGATCTGGAATTTACAGAATAA
- a CDS encoding voltage-gated chloride channel family protein, translated as MSRNQRTIRRKATFHTRFFFRKHPSFPYILKWLCISIIIGALAGTASAGFLTSLEWATNFRENHIWLIAFLPAAGFLIGLLYHHFGKDIEAGNNLLISNIHDPKEIIPFKMAPFVYLGTIATHLFGGSAGREGTALQMAGAIADQLSKPFKLDKDERKTLLIAAVAAGFGSVFGTPLAGAVFGLEVFLIGRIRYNAIFPAFASAVFADLATSLWNVKHTHYHIDLIPKLEFLPVLYSVLAGIIFGICAASFSRILHWMGSVFKSNIKYPPLRPVIGGIIIAVAVFAMGTTRYAGLGIPVILESFEKQLPFCDFALKMIFTIVTLAAGFKGGEVTPLFFIGATLGSALSLFIPLPFGLLAGMGFVAVFAGATNTPLACMLMGIELFGAESGVYIAIACVVSYLLSGHNSIYTKQKIGEAKNSRYESDRDRSVSDL; from the coding sequence ATGTCAAGAAACCAAAGAACAATACGCAGAAAAGCAACTTTTCATACCCGCTTTTTCTTCAGGAAACATCCGAGCTTCCCATATATTTTAAAATGGCTGTGCATCAGTATCATTATCGGAGCATTGGCAGGTACCGCTTCCGCAGGGTTTCTTACGTCTCTGGAATGGGCGACCAACTTCAGGGAAAATCATATATGGCTGATTGCGTTTCTTCCTGCTGCGGGGTTTCTCATCGGACTTTTATATCATCATTTCGGAAAAGATATTGAAGCAGGAAATAATCTGCTCATCAGCAATATCCATGACCCGAAAGAGATTATTCCTTTTAAAATGGCACCTTTTGTCTACCTGGGAACTATAGCCACTCACCTTTTCGGTGGTTCGGCAGGTCGTGAAGGTACTGCGCTTCAAATGGCGGGAGCTATTGCCGACCAGCTCAGCAAGCCTTTCAAGCTGGATAAAGATGAAAGAAAAACATTGCTGATCGCTGCGGTTGCGGCCGGTTTTGGGTCGGTTTTCGGTACACCGCTGGCAGGTGCAGTTTTTGGACTTGAGGTTTTCCTGATCGGCAGGATACGTTACAATGCTATTTTTCCGGCATTTGCCTCAGCAGTTTTTGCAGATCTGGCCACCAGTCTCTGGAATGTAAAACATACTCACTATCATATAGATCTCATCCCGAAATTAGAATTTCTACCTGTCCTGTATAGTGTTCTGGCAGGAATTATTTTTGGGATCTGCGCGGCATCTTTCAGCAGAATTCTTCACTGGATGGGTTCCGTTTTTAAATCCAATATAAAATATCCGCCATTGCGTCCGGTGATTGGTGGAATTATCATTGCGGTTGCCGTTTTTGCAATGGGAACAACCCGATATGCCGGACTGGGCATTCCCGTCATCCTGGAATCTTTTGAAAAACAGCTTCCCTTCTGTGATTTTGCCTTAAAAATGATCTTTACCATTGTAACCCTTGCTGCAGGATTCAAAGGCGGTGAAGTCACTCCTTTGTTTTTTATCGGGGCGACGCTGGGCAGTGCCTTATCACTATTTATTCCCTTACCGTTCGGATTGCTTGCAGGGATGGGGTTTGTAGCTGTATTTGCAGGAGCTACAAATACTCCACTGGCCTGTATGCTGATGGGAATTGAACTGTTCGGAGCAGAAAGCGGTGTTTATATAGCCATTGCCTGTGTGGTTTCTTATCTTCTTTCCGGCCACAACAGTATTTATACAAAGCAAAAGATCGGAGAAGCAAAAAACAGCAGATATGAAAGTGACCGGGACAGGTCTGTTTCGGATTTGTAA
- a CDS encoding YeiH family protein: protein MKGLIQNETIRKVIFIILAVVCLTPFISSPIALLLGFGLAVVVGNPFEQHLHKYIHLLLQISIVGLGFGLKLDEALQAGKTGFFLTVVSIVTVMILGYILGKLFKLEKKLAYLISAGTAICGGSAIAAVSPIIKPGTKEISLGLAIIFTLNSIALFVYPAIGHLLQLSQEQFGLWCAVGIHDTSSVVGAAGKYGNEALKIATTVKLARALWIIPVSVITMFIFKNKESKVKIPWFIGWFVLAILMNTYFPVFDSFSGFVTTLAKSGLNLTLFFIGTTLSVQTLKTIGIKPLAVAVILWITISVGSLFYIIS, encoded by the coding sequence ATGAAAGGCTTAATCCAAAATGAAACGATCCGAAAAGTTATTTTTATTATACTTGCTGTAGTATGTCTTACTCCATTCATTTCTTCCCCAATAGCACTGCTTCTTGGCTTTGGTTTGGCTGTAGTTGTAGGAAATCCGTTTGAACAGCATCTTCACAAATACATTCATCTGCTCCTACAGATTTCCATTGTAGGATTGGGCTTCGGACTTAAGCTTGATGAGGCGTTGCAGGCAGGGAAAACCGGGTTCTTTTTAACGGTTGTAAGTATTGTAACGGTAATGATTCTTGGATATATTTTGGGAAAATTATTCAAGCTTGAGAAAAAGCTCGCTTATCTGATCTCGGCCGGAACCGCGATTTGCGGCGGAAGTGCCATTGCTGCCGTCTCACCTATCATAAAGCCCGGTACAAAGGAAATTTCTTTAGGATTGGCCATTATTTTTACTCTGAATTCTATAGCGCTGTTTGTTTATCCGGCTATCGGACATCTGCTTCAGCTTTCCCAGGAACAGTTCGGGCTTTGGTGCGCAGTAGGAATTCATGATACCAGTTCTGTGGTTGGCGCAGCAGGAAAGTATGGAAATGAAGCTTTAAAGATTGCTACAACTGTGAAATTAGCCCGCGCTTTGTGGATCATTCCGGTTTCTGTGATTACTATGTTTATTTTTAAAAATAAAGAGTCTAAGGTTAAAATTCCATGGTTTATCGGATGGTTTGTTCTGGCTATTTTAATGAATACTTATTTTCCTGTTTTTGACAGTTTCAGTGGTTTTGTAACGACACTGGCGAAATCAGGATTAAATCTTACGTTATTTTTTATCGGAACTACTCTTTCGGTTCAAACTTTAAAAACAATAGGGATCAAACCGTTGGCTGTAGCTGTTATTTTATGGATTACCATAAGTGTGGGAAGTCTTTTTTATATTATCAGTTAA
- a CDS encoding cell division protein ZapA — protein sequence MDVRRITINIAGRVYPLNVPAAEEETLRKVGKQIENMIKDFEQNFDVRDKQDALAMCALKLGTNAEVVSLNYEKNINSTNERLVKINQLLNETGK from the coding sequence ATGGATGTAAGAAGAATAACCATCAACATTGCAGGAAGGGTATATCCGCTGAACGTGCCGGCCGCAGAGGAAGAAACTCTGCGTAAAGTAGGAAAGCAGATAGAAAATATGATTAAAGATTTTGAACAGAACTTCGATGTAAGAGACAAACAGGATGCTTTGGCTATGTGTGCCCTGAAACTGGGAACCAATGCTGAGGTAGTTTCTCTGAACTACGAAAAAAATATAAATTCTACCAACGAAAGATTAGTGAAAATTAATCAGTTGTTGAATGAAACTGGGAAATAG
- a CDS encoding GLPGLI family protein: MKKISTLICLLIIVSLNSQTHRFVYELQLKMDSTESDYQKFNMNLDINSKEVKFYGRNLLIADSLNKKFGNMDNRHVDMTGQIVKRKINTFDNENFINIKFGYYSFKTTDKITWNISSETKQVQQYTLQKATATFGGRNWIAWFNKDIPFNEGPFKFSGLPGLVFEISDSKKNFIYHLIKSQELPDLYPTSDFLESNFGNKAIPVNEKQKQKLLLEFYNDPFSFERTNFSKSANGNLNINIGGKEINSIDELNAQVKSMQDIIRKYNNPVEINKAVHYKN; this comes from the coding sequence ATGAAAAAAATTTCAACCCTCATCTGTCTGTTGATAATTGTTTCTTTAAATTCTCAAACCCATCGGTTTGTTTATGAGCTTCAATTAAAAATGGACTCCACAGAATCTGATTATCAAAAGTTTAATATGAATCTGGATATCAATTCCAAAGAAGTAAAATTCTACGGACGTAACCTTCTGATCGCAGATTCCCTGAACAAAAAATTCGGGAATATGGATAACAGGCATGTGGATATGACGGGACAGATCGTCAAAAGAAAGATCAACACTTTTGATAATGAGAACTTTATCAACATTAAATTCGGGTATTATTCTTTTAAAACCACAGATAAAATCACCTGGAATATTTCCAGTGAAACCAAACAGGTCCAGCAGTATACCTTACAAAAAGCAACGGCAACATTCGGTGGAAGAAACTGGATTGCCTGGTTTAATAAAGATATTCCTTTCAATGAAGGACCGTTTAAATTTTCCGGACTTCCGGGATTAGTTTTTGAAATATCCGATTCCAAAAAGAATTTCATCTATCATCTTATAAAAAGCCAGGAGCTCCCGGACCTCTATCCTACCAGTGATTTTCTGGAATCTAATTTCGGAAACAAAGCCATTCCTGTAAACGAAAAGCAAAAACAAAAACTTTTACTGGAGTTTTATAACGATCCTTTTTCATTTGAGAGAACCAATTTCAGCAAATCGGCAAACGGCAATTTAAATATCAACATCGGAGGAAAAGAAATAAATTCTATTGATGAGCTGAATGCACAGGTAAAAAGCATGCAGGATATTATAAGAAAATATAATAACCCGGTTGAAATTAATAAAGCTGTTCATTATAAAAATTAA
- a CDS encoding LysR family transcriptional regulator: MFDYRLKVFHTAATRLSFTKASEELHISQPAVTKHIKEIENQLGTKLFDRKGTSVQLTQSGKILYEYAEKIRNIYRDLEFEISQVNEQHKGKLIIGASTSVAQYILPEILAKFNSYYKDIKIELVTHNTEIVSELLKEGKIDLGIIEGESQSSFFDYKIFKPDEIVLTAKADHALANKTLALKDLYHLNLIFREQGSGTQEFIQNRLKEKGINIEELNTVMQLGSSESIKNYLLHSDCMAFLSISTILNELKNNTLTIVDIKNFSIERNFHFILPKGDQSEMIKLFLRFVRS; this comes from the coding sequence ATGTTTGACTACAGATTAAAAGTTTTTCATACAGCTGCCACAAGACTGAGTTTTACAAAAGCTTCTGAAGAACTTCATATTTCTCAGCCGGCAGTCACCAAACACATCAAAGAAATTGAAAATCAGTTGGGTACCAAACTGTTTGACAGAAAAGGAACTTCTGTACAGCTTACACAGAGCGGAAAAATCCTGTATGAATATGCAGAAAAGATCCGGAACATCTACCGCGACCTTGAATTTGAGATCAGCCAGGTGAACGAACAGCATAAAGGAAAACTGATCATCGGAGCCAGCACCAGTGTTGCCCAATACATTTTACCTGAAATCCTGGCCAAATTCAACTCTTATTACAAGGATATTAAAATTGAACTGGTAACGCATAATACTGAAATTGTTTCCGAACTTCTGAAGGAGGGAAAAATTGACCTGGGAATTATTGAAGGCGAATCCCAGTCTTCTTTTTTCGATTATAAGATTTTCAAACCTGACGAAATTGTTCTCACGGCAAAAGCAGATCATGCGCTAGCCAATAAAACATTAGCCCTGAAGGATCTTTATCATTTAAATCTGATCTTCCGTGAACAGGGTTCCGGTACTCAGGAATTTATCCAAAACCGTCTGAAGGAAAAAGGAATTAATATTGAAGAGTTGAATACCGTAATGCAGCTGGGAAGCAGCGAAAGCATTAAAAATTATCTTTTACACTCGGATTGTATGGCTTTCCTGTCGATCAGTACCATTCTTAACGAGTTGAAAAACAACACCCTGACCATTGTTGATATTAAAAACTTCAGTATTGAAAGGAATTTCCACTTTATTCTTCCCAAAGGAGATCAGTCTGAAATGATTAAGCTTTTCCTGAGGTTTGTGAGAAGTTAG
- the rny gene encoding ribonuclease Y, translating to MTTATIIVGVICLIIGAVIGILFSKSSLNTKAKFIVDDAKKNAENLIEKANVQAESIKKEKNLQAKEKFLELKSQHDADIQSREKKMQEIEKRIKDKEHKLNDELSKTGKLEKDLDKQIADYAKKNEILERKQQELDVATTKKVEILEKIANYTAEEAKAELVETMKAEAKTRAQAHVQGIMEEAQLNAKNEARKIVIQTIQRIGTEQAIENSVSVFNIESDEVKGRIIGREGRNIRALEAVTGVEIIVDDTPEAILLSCFDPVRREIARLSLHRLVTDGRIHPARIEEVVEKTRKQIEEEIIEVGKRTIIDLGIHGLHPELIKIVGRMKYRSSYGQNLLQHSREVANIAATMAAELGLNVKLAKRAGLLHDIGKVPEQESELPHALLGMQWAEKYGENAEVVNAIGAHHDEIEMKSLLSPIIQVADAISGARPGARRQVLESYIQRLKDLESAALSFDGVSSAYAIQAGRELRVMVESGKVNDEVANQLSYDISEKIQNELTYPGQVKVTVIRETRAVNIAR from the coding sequence ATGACAACAGCCACCATTATAGTAGGCGTTATTTGCTTAATTATAGGAGCAGTGATAGGGATTCTTTTCTCTAAGAGCTCACTGAATACCAAAGCAAAATTTATTGTAGATGATGCAAAGAAAAATGCCGAAAACCTTATAGAAAAAGCAAACGTTCAAGCTGAATCCATAAAGAAAGAAAAGAATCTACAGGCCAAAGAAAAATTTTTGGAACTGAAATCTCAGCATGATGCAGACATACAGTCCCGCGAGAAAAAAATGCAGGAGATCGAAAAAAGAATCAAAGACAAGGAACACAAGCTGAATGACGAGCTTAGCAAGACCGGAAAACTTGAAAAAGACCTTGACAAGCAGATTGCAGATTACGCTAAGAAAAACGAAATCTTAGAGAGAAAACAGCAGGAACTGGACGTTGCTACTACCAAAAAAGTAGAGATCCTGGAGAAAATTGCCAACTATACGGCAGAAGAAGCGAAAGCAGAATTGGTAGAAACCATGAAAGCCGAAGCGAAAACAAGAGCTCAGGCACACGTTCAGGGGATCATGGAAGAAGCACAGCTGAATGCCAAGAACGAAGCAAGAAAAATTGTTATCCAGACCATCCAGAGAATCGGAACCGAGCAGGCTATCGAAAACTCAGTATCCGTTTTCAATATTGAATCTGATGAGGTAAAAGGAAGAATCATCGGTAGAGAAGGTAGAAATATCCGTGCTTTAGAAGCGGTGACCGGAGTAGAAATCATTGTTGATGATACCCCTGAAGCGATCCTTCTTTCATGCTTTGACCCGGTGAGAAGAGAAATTGCAAGATTATCCCTTCACAGACTGGTAACAGACGGAAGAATCCACCCGGCAAGAATCGAAGAGGTAGTAGAAAAGACTAGAAAACAGATCGAAGAAGAGATCATTGAAGTAGGAAAAAGAACCATTATTGATCTTGGAATCCACGGACTGCACCCTGAACTGATTAAGATTGTAGGTAGAATGAAATACCGTTCTTCTTACGGACAGAACCTTTTACAACACTCAAGAGAAGTTGCGAATATTGCTGCTACAATGGCTGCTGAATTAGGACTTAACGTAAAGCTAGCTAAAAGAGCAGGACTTTTACACGATATCGGTAAAGTTCCTGAGCAGGAATCAGAACTTCCTCACGCTTTATTAGGAATGCAGTGGGCTGAAAAATATGGTGAAAATGCAGAAGTTGTTAACGCCATCGGAGCTCACCACGACGAAATTGAAATGAAGTCATTATTATCACCGATCATCCAGGTAGCCGATGCGATCTCAGGAGCAAGACCGGGAGCAAGAAGACAGGTACTTGAATCATATATCCAGAGACTGAAAGATCTTGAATCAGCAGCGTTAAGCTTTGATGGAGTATCAAGCGCTTATGCAATCCAGGCTGGTAGAGAACTGAGAGTAATGGTAGAAAGCGGAAAAGTAAATGATGAAGTAGCCAATCAGCTGTCTTATGACATCTCTGAAAAGATCCAGAATGAGCTGACCTATCCGGGACAGGTAAAAGTAACGGTAATCAGAGAAACAAGAGCTGTGAATATTGCAAGATAA
- a CDS encoding porin family protein translates to MNKFLLRALVLASVNIAVFADAQFRTRNRMDKLEDFDEQKFSWGFYLNGNRLDYRIVLHPRYGSEGNQNLVKSKESYSFGAGLIAKWRLNDYLDLRLEPGLQFAQRQLIFNTQSNDQYAAGTLTNPPFTPIPLTDKDKTRDIKSTLVDVPVLLELHGNRWYNSRPYIAAGVNYIVNLQSNSSSEDDNMQQVFRSTTHNFAWSAEMGIQFYFNKFKLTPAIRGTFFMNNEKVADNATTPPYWATAMSTLQTRAVMFVLKFE, encoded by the coding sequence ATGAATAAATTTCTATTAAGAGCACTGGTTTTAGCCTCAGTCAATATTGCAGTTTTTGCAGATGCACAATTCAGAACCCGAAACAGAATGGATAAGTTGGAAGACTTTGACGAGCAGAAATTCAGTTGGGGTTTTTATTTGAACGGCAACAGGCTGGACTACCGTATCGTCCTTCATCCGAGATACGGTTCAGAAGGCAATCAGAATCTTGTTAAATCCAAAGAAAGCTACAGCTTCGGTGCCGGTTTGATCGCCAAATGGAGACTGAACGACTATCTGGATTTAAGATTGGAACCAGGCTTGCAATTTGCTCAGAGACAGTTGATCTTCAATACCCAGTCCAATGACCAGTATGCTGCCGGAACATTGACGAACCCTCCTTTTACTCCAATCCCGTTAACAGATAAAGATAAAACAAGAGATATCAAATCCACATTGGTGGATGTTCCTGTATTGTTGGAACTTCATGGCAACAGATGGTACAATTCCAGACCATACATTGCAGCAGGGGTGAACTATATTGTGAATCTTCAGTCCAATTCAAGTTCTGAAGATGACAACATGCAGCAGGTTTTCAGATCTACTACGCACAACTTTGCATGGTCGGCTGAAATGGGGATTCAGTTTTATTTCAATAAATTTAAACTTACTCCGGCTATCAGAGGAACGTTCTTCATGAACAACGAGAAAGTAGCGGATAATGCAACTACACCTCCGTACTGGGCAACAGCTATGTCCACTCTTCAGACAAGAGCGGTGATGTTTGTTCTTAAATTCGAATAA
- a CDS encoding sugar phosphate isomerase/epimerase family protein has protein sequence MYRKDFIRLSSLGLLGLYSCGISKPGSKKPLAIQLYTIRDTVSDNLGKALEKLAALGFTELEIYGYNGTFFGKSRTEFQSILKQNGLKVLSSHHTTGLMYKDPGTLLYNWEKSVEDLHFIGSEYMVCSYLFPEERTIEHYKKLPELFEKSGEITQKAGIQFAYHNHDFEFEKFENNKNVYDFILDNTSPELVKMELDLYWISKAGLDPLDYFEKHPGRFPLWHVKDMKAGIKDFAEIGNGTINFKRIFGAKEKAGLKYWFLEQDSSDKDIFESIAISKEYIFDHSYFK, from the coding sequence ATGTACAGGAAAGATTTCATCAGACTTTCATCCCTGGGGCTTCTAGGCTTATATTCCTGTGGAATTTCTAAACCGGGGAGTAAGAAACCTCTGGCGATACAGCTTTACACCATCCGGGATACCGTTTCGGATAATCTTGGAAAAGCTCTGGAAAAACTGGCAGCTTTAGGTTTCACAGAATTGGAAATCTATGGATATAACGGGACATTCTTTGGAAAAAGCAGGACAGAATTCCAATCTATTCTTAAACAGAACGGTCTGAAAGTTCTAAGTTCGCACCATACCACAGGATTAATGTATAAAGATCCGGGCACTTTATTGTATAATTGGGAAAAATCTGTAGAAGACCTGCATTTTATCGGTTCGGAATATATGGTCTGCTCCTATCTCTTTCCTGAAGAAAGAACTATTGAGCATTATAAAAAGCTCCCTGAATTATTTGAAAAATCCGGTGAAATTACGCAGAAAGCAGGAATTCAGTTTGCCTATCACAACCATGATTTTGAGTTTGAAAAATTTGAAAATAATAAAAATGTCTATGATTTTATTTTAGACAATACATCACCAGAGCTGGTTAAAATGGAGCTGGATTTATACTGGATTTCAAAAGCAGGACTTGATCCGCTGGATTATTTTGAAAAGCACCCCGGTCGTTTTCCCCTGTGGCACGTAAAAGATATGAAAGCCGGAATAAAGGATTTTGCAGAAATCGGAAACGGGACCATCAATTTTAAAAGAATTTTTGGAGCAAAAGAAAAAGCCGGCCTCAAATACTGGTTTTTAGAACAGGATTCAAGTGATAAAGATATTTTCGAAAGCATTGCCATCAGCAAAGAATATATTTTCGATCATTCTTATTTTAAATAA
- a CDS encoding arsenate reductase family protein has translation MKKVFYLNTCDTCRKILAQFDLTDWELREIKKEPVTKEELAAMHKKTKSYEALFSKKSTQIKLRGLNVKSLGEKDFKELLLDHYTFLKRPVFLTDDEIFVGNDKKNVEALQEFFGVEG, from the coding sequence ATGAAGAAAGTATTTTATCTTAATACATGCGATACCTGCAGAAAGATTTTGGCACAGTTTGACCTTACAGACTGGGAACTCCGGGAAATCAAAAAAGAGCCTGTTACCAAAGAAGAGCTGGCTGCCATGCATAAAAAAACAAAGTCATATGAAGCTTTGTTCAGTAAAAAATCTACTCAGATCAAATTAAGAGGACTGAATGTGAAATCCCTTGGAGAAAAGGATTTTAAAGAACTGCTGCTTGATCATTATACATTTTTAAAACGTCCTGTTTTTCTTACAGATGATGAAATTTTTGTTGGAAATGATAAGAAAAATGTAGAAGCTTTACAAGAATTTTTTGGAGTGGAGGGATAA
- a CDS encoding acyl-CoA thioesterase, whose product MQNKPITFQFISEPSDVNYGGNVHGGSVMKWIDQAGYACATTWSGNYSVTVYVGGIRFYEPIKIGEVVKVDAQVIYTGKSSMHISINVFSRNLKQPTFDKKTHCIIVFVAVDENGKKLPVPAWVPETEEEKQQEEYAKRLMNLRTQIEDEMKPFL is encoded by the coding sequence ATGCAGAACAAACCTATTACTTTTCAGTTTATTTCAGAGCCTTCAGATGTGAATTATGGAGGAAATGTACATGGAGGAAGCGTTATGAAATGGATTGATCAGGCAGGTTATGCCTGTGCGACAACATGGAGCGGCAACTATTCTGTAACCGTTTATGTGGGCGGTATCCGTTTCTATGAACCGATTAAAATCGGGGAAGTGGTAAAAGTGGATGCGCAGGTTATCTATACAGGAAAATCCAGCATGCATATTTCCATCAATGTTTTTTCCAGAAATCTTAAGCAGCCTACTTTTGATAAGAAAACACACTGTATTATAGTGTTTGTAGCAGTAGATGAAAACGGCAAGAAACTCCCTGTTCCGGCCTGGGTTCCTGAAACGGAAGAGGAAAAGCAGCAGGAAGAGTATGCAAAAAGATTGATGAACCTGAGAACACAGATTGAGGATGAAATGAAGCCTTTTTTATAG